From the genome of Pseudomonadota bacterium, one region includes:
- the lon gene encoding endopeptidase La has translation MSEKQDSRAVPLLPLRDIIVFPHMVVPLFVGRERSINALEHAAATEKEVVLAAQRDPRTNDPGPGDVFAVGTLGVIVQLLRLPDGTVKVLVEGRQRVRLAEFAAEEGFVAARLAPFEEELASGVEVEAMVRSLRTTFETYVKLNKRIPPEILVSLQTVEEGGRLADTVAAHLTLKLEQKQELLEMPSIAQRMQKLFELMQAEIEILQMERRIRSRVKRQMERNQKEYYLNEQMSAIQKELGEPDEFKSELQEIEDGLRDKPMSKEAQDRVRKEMRKLKMMAPMSAEATVVRNYIDWILALPWSEKTAEQLDIERAERTLDEDHYGMRKVKERILEHLAVQSLVKQLKGPILCFVGPPGVGKTSLGRSIARATGRNFVRLSLGGVRDEAEIRGHRRTYIGALPGRIIQNLRKAASSNPVFLLDEVDKMSVDFRGDPAAALLEVLDPEQNHTFNDHYLDLDYDLSDVMFVTTANSLHGIPIPLQDRMEIIELAGYTDHEKLQIARRYLIPKQRAANGLEACAVQISDEAITTLIHGYTKEAGVRGLEREIAAVCRKLARKKVRTPRRQGFRVTANRVEALLGAKRFAEPVKQTADDVGLANGLAVTAYGGDLLATEVTVMPGKGKLVLTGKLGDVMQESAQAALSYVRSRAVSLGLEPDFYQRVDVHVHFPEGAIPKDGPSAGITMATALVSALLRIPVRRDLAMTGEITLRGRVLAIGGLKEKLLAAQRSGMTTVLIPEENRKDLKEIPAHELSGLKVKALGQMDAVLRLALRLKDPKAFLPNPSEVVDWRLAQQSPSTAAH, from the coding sequence ATGTCCGAGAAGCAAGACTCACGCGCCGTGCCGTTGCTGCCGCTGCGCGACATCATCGTCTTTCCGCACATGGTCGTGCCGCTCTTCGTTGGGCGCGAGCGCTCGATCAACGCCCTCGAGCACGCCGCGGCGACGGAGAAGGAGGTCGTGCTCGCGGCGCAGCGCGATCCTCGCACCAACGATCCGGGGCCCGGTGACGTGTTCGCCGTGGGCACGCTCGGTGTCATCGTCCAGCTCCTGCGCCTGCCCGACGGCACGGTGAAGGTGCTGGTCGAGGGTCGTCAACGGGTGCGGCTGGCCGAGTTCGCGGCCGAGGAGGGCTTCGTCGCGGCGCGGCTCGCGCCCTTCGAGGAGGAGCTGGCGAGCGGCGTCGAGGTCGAGGCGATGGTGCGCTCGCTGCGCACGACCTTCGAGACCTACGTCAAGCTGAACAAGCGCATTCCGCCCGAGATCCTCGTGTCGCTGCAGACCGTCGAAGAGGGCGGTCGCCTCGCCGACACCGTCGCCGCGCACCTGACGCTCAAGCTCGAGCAGAAGCAAGAGCTGTTGGAGATGCCGTCGATCGCGCAGCGGATGCAGAAGCTCTTCGAGCTGATGCAGGCGGAGATCGAAATCCTGCAGATGGAGCGGCGGATTCGCTCGCGCGTCAAGCGGCAGATGGAGCGCAACCAGAAAGAGTACTACCTCAACGAGCAGATGAGCGCGATCCAGAAGGAGCTCGGTGAGCCTGATGAGTTCAAGAGCGAGCTGCAGGAGATCGAGGACGGGCTGCGCGACAAGCCGATGTCCAAGGAGGCGCAGGATCGCGTGCGCAAGGAGATGCGCAAGCTGAAGATGATGGCGCCGATGTCGGCCGAGGCGACCGTCGTGCGCAATTACATCGACTGGATCTTGGCGCTGCCGTGGAGCGAAAAGACCGCCGAGCAGCTCGACATCGAGCGCGCCGAGCGCACCCTCGATGAGGACCACTACGGCATGCGCAAGGTCAAGGAGCGGATCCTCGAGCACCTCGCGGTGCAGTCCTTGGTCAAGCAGCTCAAGGGACCGATCCTTTGCTTCGTTGGACCACCGGGCGTTGGCAAGACCTCCCTCGGGCGCAGCATCGCGCGGGCCACCGGCCGCAACTTCGTCCGGCTCTCGCTCGGGGGCGTCCGCGACGAGGCGGAGATCCGCGGGCATCGGCGGACCTACATCGGCGCGTTGCCGGGGCGCATCATTCAGAACCTGCGCAAGGCGGCGAGCAGCAACCCGGTGTTCCTGCTCGATGAGGTCGACAAGATGTCCGTCGATTTCCGCGGCGATCCGGCCGCTGCGCTGCTCGAGGTGCTCGATCCCGAGCAGAATCACACCTTCAACGACCACTACCTCGACCTGGACTACGACCTCTCCGACGTGATGTTCGTCACCACCGCGAACAGCCTGCACGGCATCCCGATACCGCTCCAGGATCGGATGGAGATCATCGAGCTGGCGGGCTACACCGATCACGAGAAGCTGCAGATCGCGCGGCGCTACCTGATTCCCAAGCAGCGGGCGGCCAACGGTCTCGAGGCATGCGCGGTGCAGATCAGCGACGAGGCGATCACGACGCTGATCCACGGCTACACCAAGGAGGCCGGGGTGCGCGGTCTCGAGCGCGAGATCGCCGCCGTCTGCCGTAAGCTGGCGCGCAAGAAGGTGCGCACGCCGCGGCGCCAGGGTTTCCGTGTCACGGCCAATCGGGTCGAGGCGCTGCTGGGCGCGAAGCGCTTCGCCGAGCCGGTGAAGCAGACCGCCGATGACGTAGGGCTGGCCAACGGGCTCGCGGTCACCGCCTACGGCGGGGATCTGCTGGCTACCGAGGTCACGGTCATGCCCGGAAAAGGCAAGCTGGTGCTCACGGGCAAGCTCGGCGACGTGATGCAGGAGTCGGCGCAGGCCGCCTTGAGCTATGTGCGGAGCCGGGCGGTCAGCCTTGGCTTGGAGCCGGATTTCTATCAGCGCGTCGACGTCCACGTGCATTTCCCGGAAGGCGCGATCCCCAAGGACGGTCCTTCGGCCGGGATCACGATGGCGACGGCGCTGGTCTCGGCGCTGCTGCGGATTCCGGTGCGCCGCGACCTGGCCATGACCGGCGAGATCACCCTGCGCGGCCGCGTGCTGGCGATCGGGGGCCTGAAGGAGAAGTTGCTGGCAGCCCAGCGCTCAGGCATGACGACGGTCTTGATCCCGGAGGAGAACCGCAAGGACCTGAAGGAGATTCCAGCGCACGAGCTGAGCGGGCTGAAGGTCAAGGCGCTGGGGCAGATGGACGCCGTATTGCGCCTGGCCCTGCGCCTCAAGGACCCCAAGGCCTTCCTGCCGAACCCCTCCGA